From Ndongobacter massiliensis:
CAGCAAAGTTCCAAGCAGCGGGCTTTTTAGCTGGATATCAGAGAAGTCTGTTTGAAAATGATATTCCGGTTAATTCACAATTTGTCTTTGAAGAGTTTGATGAGACTCTTTTGCAGCAGATATTATCCGCATCTGTTAGCGCTGTCATTACGGCACAATATAAAACCGGGTTTGATCTTTATCAGAAAGTATCTCAGCAGAACATTTTTGTGCCTGAAAATCTATCCATTCTCAGCTTAGATAAAGGAACTACATGCATTGAGTCACCATTAATTTCGACCCTTTCGGTGCCTTTTTCTGCTTATGGAAGGTATGTCTGTGAACAGATCATTGCCAAAGTTGAAAAAAAAGAAGGTGAATTTCTTGCATTTTCGCCGGAACTTACAATCCGCAATAAAAAATCCATAGCGATTCCTTTTCAACATTTACCAAAACACGTGATCGTAGTGGGCAGTATTAACATGGATAATTACTTGAAGATGGAGACGCTGCCCCATTCCGGCAAAACGGTTGCGTCTTCTTCCACAGCATTTTATTCCGGAGGCAAAGCGTTGAATGAAGCTATCGGTCTTTCCAAACTTGGCGTGCGTTCGTCCGTCATAGGATGTGTTGGAAACGATACGGATTCTCGGATTGTTTTCGATGCAATGAATGACTATGGAATCGATCGAACCGGCGTAAAACGGTCAGCTAACAGTAAAACGGGGCAAGCCTATATCTTTGTACAGCAGGATGGTGAAAGCATGATCTCGATCATGTCCGGGGCGAACGCAGAGCTGACGGCGCAGGATGTTTCGAAGCAGGAATCTCTTTTTGAAGGGGCTTCCTATTGTTTAATACAGACGGAAATTCCCATGGATGCGGTGGAGCGGGCTTGTCAAATGGCAAAAGCGCACAATCTTCCGACAATTTTGAAACCTTCGGCATGCGGTCCGCTTACGAAAGAGATCCTTCAATATGTTGATATAATTGCACCCAACAAAGAAGAACTTAACGAAATTTGTCCGCAATTTAAAAATATCGACGAGCAGTCCGACTGGCTCATTCAACAGGGAGTTCGCACCGTTATTGTCACACTCGGCGCGGAGGGCTGCTATGTTCGGCAAAAAGGGACATCGAAGTACTTTTCAGCCGTCGAATTTCCGAGAGTCGATGCGTCCGGTGCTGCCGATGCATTTTTAAGCGCGCTCACGGCATTTTTACTGCGCGGCGTTGAAATCTATCAAGCGGTGGAAATTGCGAACTATGCCGCGGGGTATTCGGTCTCGAAAGAGGGCGTACCTCCGGCATTGATCGATAAACACTTGTTGGATGCGTATGCAAAAACGATTTTAGAAGTGTAGGTCACGGGGAGCCATTAGAATATTTTTAAGCAATATCCTTACCAAGTTTCGCGGTGGAAGCGATTGGCTGAACCGCGGGGCGATTTTTGCTGCTCAAAGCAAAAAGCGGAAATATCGAGTTTAGCCCTAAAATAGAAAAATAATCCTTAGTTTTTTAGTAATATCGGGTATAATACTAATACAAACGTTTGACCGATCGCGTGGGGGATTCTTACGCGGCGCCGGCAAGCGAAAAAGAAAGTGGAGGCATAGTATGGCAGTTAAAAAGATTATGTGCTGTTGTGGTTCAGGTATCGGTTCGTCCCTTATGGTACGGCTGAATGTCGAAAAAGTATTGAAAAAGATGGGGAAGGACGGCATTGAAGTCGTTCATTCCACGACGTCGGATGCACAACCGGGCGCCGCGGATATTTTTGTAGTCGGAAAAGATTTGGAAGACTTCGTTGCGACGCTCCCCAATAAGGTGGTTTTGCACAATATCATGTCCTTGGATGAACTGGAAGAAAAATTGTCGGCGGAGTTTGAAAAACTGGGGGCATAGTTTCCGGCGAGAAACCCCAAGATGAACGAGTGCCAATCAGAAATTCGAATGGGCTGAAACAGAAAGGAGGGCAGATTGGATAAAAAAGAACGACTTGCATTGAAAGTCGGCAGCGCAAAGATTCGCGCCGCCACATTGAAAATGTTGAAGTGGCGTCGGTATGGTCATTTGGGCGGCGCCATGTCCATCGTGGAATTGCTGTCGGTGTTGTATAACAAGCAGATGAAGCACGACCCGAAAAACCCGTCGTGGGATGAAAGGGATTATCTCGTCTTATCGAAGGGACACGCGGGTCCCGCATGGTATGCGGCACTGGCCACACAGGGTTATTTTCCGGAAACGGAATTGTATACGCTGAACGAAGGGGGTACCAATCTCCCGTCCCACCCAGACCGGACAAAAACCCCGGGAGTGGATGCGACCACCGGTTCGCTTGGGCAGGGAACTTCCGTGGGCGCGGGACTGGGCTATGCGACGCGCTTGGAAGGTTCGGATCGTCACGTGTACCTGGTCGTGGGCGATGGGGAACTGAATGAGGGGCAGTGTTGGGAAGCATTCCAGTTTATTGCGCACTACAAGTTGCATGAAACCATTGTCATTATCGACCATAACAAACAGCAGTTGGACGGGTATCTGGAAGACATTTTGAATCCGTTCGATCTGGCGAAGAAAATGGAAGCGTTCGGTTTCCGCGTATGGACTGTGGATGGGATGGACGAAGCGGCAATTTCGGATGCGATCGACGCGGCAAAGTCCGTGACGGGTCAGGCAGTGTGTCTGCTGTTGGAAACGAAAAAGGCGCAGGGCGTGCCATACTACATGGACCGGTTGGATAATCATTCGCCGAAGTTTAATGAGGAAGCGGATCGGGCAGTTGAAGCGGTGATTGCGGATTTGGAGTCGTTCATTGCGGCGTCGGAACAGGAGGCAAAATGATGTGGAAACTCAATCCTGCGAAGGCAACGAGGGAATTTCGCCAGGTATTTGTGGAAACACTGGGCGATATGATGGACAGCGATGAACGGATTTTGGCATTGGAAGCGGATCTCGGCGGAGCGTCCGGCTTTACGAAGATTGCAAAGAAACACCCGAAGCAATTCATTCAGGTAGGCATTGCCGAAGCAAACATGATCGGCATTGCGGCGGGGCTGTCGATGCGCGGGTATATTCCTTTCACGCATACGTTCGCGCCCTTTGTGACGCGCCGTGCTCTGGATCAGGTGTATCTCGAAGGGGCGTATGCGCAGAACACCATCAATATCTATGGCTCCGATCCGGGCGTCTGCGTGGGCGCAAACGGCGGAACCCACAATACGTTTGAGGATATTGCCATTATGCGTACGATTCCGACGGTCAAGGTTTTTGCGCCGGCGGATGAAGTGCAGCTGGAATGGCTGATTCGAACGCTGCCGAATTACCCGGGCATCAACTACATCCGGGGTAACCGCAAGGCGAATCCGCAGGTGTATGCACCGGGCTCGACCTTTGAAATCGGCAAAGTCAACGTCATTCGGGAAGGCGGTGATATCGTCCTCTTCTCCATGGGTGAGATGCTGTCCGTAGCGTACGAAGCGGCGAAGGAATTGGCGGCGGAGGGCATTGAAACGGAAGTTGTCGATGTGTTTACGATCAAACCGTTGGACGAAGAAGGCATTTTAGCGGCCGTGGCTGGGAAAAAGGCCGCATTTACCTTTGAAAATCATCAGATAGCTGGCGGACTGGGCGGCGCCGTGAGTGAGGTCATGGCGGAAAAAGCACCCGGCGTTGCATTGAAGCGTCTGGGGGTGGAAGATCGTTTCGGGCAAGTGGGTACGTACGCGTATCTCTGTGAGGAATTCGGGCTGACCAAAGAACGTATCGTACGCGATGTTCGGGCATTTCTTGCCGGTGCGGACAACAAGGATCGATAGAGTAGCTGCGGGGATCCCGCGGAAGGTCGGGATTGACCGCACAATGACAGGGAGGAGGTGAGAAGCTGTGGAAATGTTGAAGCGGGAAAATGTCCAGATTCTTGCATCTGTGCGCGACTGGAAAGAAGCGATTGAAAAAAGCATTGAACCGCTAATTGCCGGCGGGTACGCAACACCGGATTATATTGCTGGCGTTATTGCCAATACGGAGGAATTGGGACCGTATTACGTGCTGGCAGAAGACATTGCTTTGATTCATGCACGTCCGGAACAAGGTGCGCTGCAAAATCAGTTGGCAGTGACGGTGGTACGGGAGCCCGTTCATTTTGCGGAAGATGGAACGAAGGATGCCCGTGTTCTCGTCGCACTGAGTGCAGTTGACGGCGAAGCACACATCGGCGTGATGCAAAAACTGGCGGAAATTTTTGTGGATCCTGCGAAAATTACCGCAATTGCCGAGGCGTCAAACGAGGATGCGATTTACGCAATCTTTGAGAAGGCGTGAGGCTGAAAAAATAGGAGGAAAATATGGCGGTATTACACTTTATACAGGAAATATTATCGACACCGGCAATTCTGGTCGGTCTGATGGCCATGTTGGGATTAATACTGCAGAAAAAGCCGGTTACTGACGTTGTAAAGGGTACCATTAAGACCATCGTCGGATTTCTCGTTTTGTCGGCGGGCGCCGGGTTTTTACAGAGCGGTTCGCTGACGGATTTTGGTGTTATTTTCAATTATGCTTTTAACGTAAATGGTGTGGTTCCGAACAATGAAGCCATCGTTACGGCCGCGTTGACAGAATATGCGGCGGCGACGGCGTGGATTATGATGTTCGGCATGTTGGCAAATATTGTGATTGCTCGTTTTTCACGCATGAACTACATCTTCCTCACCGGTCATCACACGCTGTACATGGCGTGCATGATCGCCATTGTGCTCTCGGTCGGCGGACTGGAAGGCTGGCAGCTGATTATGGGCGGCTCGCTGATTTTGGGACTCGTTATGGTGATTTTCCCGGCCATGGCCCAGCGGACGATGACGAAGATTACGGGAACGGATACGATCGGTTTCGGGCATTTCTCGACGATCGGATACTGGTTTGCCGCGCAGATCGGGCGTTTGGTCGGCGGGAAGAAGGGCAAGGACGGCAAGGTCAAATCGACGGAAGATATCAACTTCCCGAAGGGCTTGGCGTTCATGCGCGATACCACGGTTGCGATTTCCATTACGATGATGGCGGTGTTCTTCGTGGTCTGCCTCGTGGCGTCTATGCGTCCAGATTATGCGCAGGCATTGGAAGAAGGCGGCGTATTGGCGGGCACGAGTTTGACCAACTATTCCAACTGGATTGTCTATGCGCTGATTTGCGGCATGAATTTTGCCGGTGGTATCTACATCATTCTGTCCGGCGTGCGCCTGATTTTGGCAGAGATCGTTCCGGCCTTCAAGGGCATTGCCGACAAGCTCGTTCCGAATGCCAAGCCGGCAATCGACTGCCCAATCGTCTTCCCGTATGCGCCGAATGCGGTTCTGATCGGCTTTTTGGTCTCCTTTATCGGCGGCATTGTCGGGATGTTCATCCTTCTGGGCATCAATCCGGCATTCTCCAATATGTTGCCGATTATTCTTCCGGGCGTGGTGCCGCACTTCTTCTGCGGGGCAACGGCGGGCGTCTTTGCGAATGCGGAGGGCGGATTGCGCGGCTGCGTCGTGGGCTCGTTCCTGCATGGACTATTGATTACCTTTCTGCCGGTCATTACGATGCCGGTCATGGGCAATCTGGGTTTTGCAGCGACTACCTTCTCGGATGCGGATTTCTGCGGCGTCGGGATTACGCTGGGCAACATTGCCAAGCTGATTTCGGGTACCCCGCTGTTGATCATCTGTGTGGTGCTTTTCCTCATCCCGATCGTCTACAATTATGTGGCGCCCAAAAAGGCTGTAAAATAGGGCTTTTGAATCGTTCGCACAAGGATTTGCGAAAGCGAATCCCGACAAGGAGCTTTGCCTCGGGCAGGGCTCCTTTTTCTTGACGCCGATTCCTCTC
This genomic window contains:
- a CDS encoding PfkB family carbohydrate kinase, with translation MNIRELAKLAGVSPSTVSKVINNKDESISPATRKRILKLVKEHNYQTYSAVKAGHVRSFVLGVLLLDFLENTEFINGIIEQAQRYGYSVILRFSKKDVELERKNLAAFIAHQVDGLLWEPINENSLLQLDSLRNKGISISLYEGGLDNAFCIDYDPFAYKMTKTLIALGHTNIACVASAKFQAAGFLAGYQRSLFENDIPVNSQFVFEEFDETLLQQILSASVSAVITAQYKTGFDLYQKVSQQNIFVPENLSILSLDKGTTCIESPLISTLSVPFSAYGRYVCEQIIAKVEKKEGEFLAFSPELTIRNKKSIAIPFQHLPKHVIVVGSINMDNYLKMETLPHSGKTVASSSTAFYSGGKALNEAIGLSKLGVRSSVIGCVGNDTDSRIVFDAMNDYGIDRTGVKRSANSKTGQAYIFVQQDGESMISIMSGANAELTAQDVSKQESLFEGASYCLIQTEIPMDAVERACQMAKAHNLPTILKPSACGPLTKEILQYVDIIAPNKEELNEICPQFKNIDEQSDWLIQQGVRTVIVTLGAEGCYVRQKGTSKYFSAVEFPRVDASGAADAFLSALTAFLLRGVEIYQAVEIANYAAGYSVSKEGVPPALIDKHLLDAYAKTILEV
- a CDS encoding PTS sugar transporter subunit IIB codes for the protein MAVKKIMCCCGSGIGSSLMVRLNVEKVLKKMGKDGIEVVHSTTSDAQPGAADIFVVGKDLEDFVATLPNKVVLHNIMSLDELEEKLSAEFEKLGA
- a CDS encoding transketolase encodes the protein MDKKERLALKVGSAKIRAATLKMLKWRRYGHLGGAMSIVELLSVLYNKQMKHDPKNPSWDERDYLVLSKGHAGPAWYAALATQGYFPETELYTLNEGGTNLPSHPDRTKTPGVDATTGSLGQGTSVGAGLGYATRLEGSDRHVYLVVGDGELNEGQCWEAFQFIAHYKLHETIVIIDHNKQQLDGYLEDILNPFDLAKKMEAFGFRVWTVDGMDEAAISDAIDAAKSVTGQAVCLLLETKKAQGVPYYMDRLDNHSPKFNEEADRAVEAVIADLESFIAASEQEAK
- a CDS encoding transketolase family protein, whose protein sequence is MWKLNPAKATREFRQVFVETLGDMMDSDERILALEADLGGASGFTKIAKKHPKQFIQVGIAEANMIGIAAGLSMRGYIPFTHTFAPFVTRRALDQVYLEGAYAQNTINIYGSDPGVCVGANGGTHNTFEDIAIMRTIPTVKVFAPADEVQLEWLIRTLPNYPGINYIRGNRKANPQVYAPGSTFEIGKVNVIREGGDIVLFSMGEMLSVAYEAAKELAAEGIETEVVDVFTIKPLDEEGILAAVAGKKAAFTFENHQIAGGLGGAVSEVMAEKAPGVALKRLGVEDRFGQVGTYAYLCEEFGLTKERIVRDVRAFLAGADNKDR
- a CDS encoding PTS sugar transporter subunit IIA is translated as MLKRENVQILASVRDWKEAIEKSIEPLIAGGYATPDYIAGVIANTEELGPYYVLAEDIALIHARPEQGALQNQLAVTVVREPVHFAEDGTKDARVLVALSAVDGEAHIGVMQKLAEIFVDPAKITAIAEASNEDAIYAIFEKA
- a CDS encoding PTS ascorbate transporter subunit IIC, which encodes MAVLHFIQEILSTPAILVGLMAMLGLILQKKPVTDVVKGTIKTIVGFLVLSAGAGFLQSGSLTDFGVIFNYAFNVNGVVPNNEAIVTAALTEYAAATAWIMMFGMLANIVIARFSRMNYIFLTGHHTLYMACMIAIVLSVGGLEGWQLIMGGSLILGLVMVIFPAMAQRTMTKITGTDTIGFGHFSTIGYWFAAQIGRLVGGKKGKDGKVKSTEDINFPKGLAFMRDTTVAISITMMAVFFVVCLVASMRPDYAQALEEGGVLAGTSLTNYSNWIVYALICGMNFAGGIYIILSGVRLILAEIVPAFKGIADKLVPNAKPAIDCPIVFPYAPNAVLIGFLVSFIGGIVGMFILLGINPAFSNMLPIILPGVVPHFFCGATAGVFANAEGGLRGCVVGSFLHGLLITFLPVITMPVMGNLGFAATTFSDADFCGVGITLGNIAKLISGTPLLIICVVLFLIPIVYNYVAPKKAVK